A genomic segment from Methanolobus zinderi encodes:
- a CDS encoding YihY/virulence factor BrkB family protein has product MSKIKDLATQTFKRWSDYDGITDSAALAFIFLMSLPALLLFTISLGSIFVKDVTLQQRIISYASNIADQTTLNLLNSLFQQIPDTNTLTMGLIISILLFLWTAGNLFRQLQKTINGMWDVGYQPGAWYEESLRKRFSAMLAVFVFVLLLVASTFLEVILLNISQSFQNILPLPLNVIQYSTSVINLIILLLLFIYLYRVLPETKLDMKYVLTGSFLTVLFILIGKYAFSLYLLFGNPRSAYGSIGSLIAMFLWIYISAIIITVMAEFTKVYADYDS; this is encoded by the coding sequence ATGAGTAAAATCAAAGATCTGGCTACGCAGACGTTTAAACGCTGGAGTGACTATGACGGCATAACCGACAGTGCAGCTCTTGCATTTATCTTCTTAATGAGTCTGCCTGCTCTTCTGTTATTTACCATATCACTTGGAAGCATATTTGTAAAAGATGTGACACTGCAGCAAAGAATCATCAGCTATGCTTCAAATATTGCGGACCAGACCACCCTGAACTTGCTGAATTCCCTGTTTCAGCAAATTCCGGACACAAATACGTTAACTATGGGCTTGATCATCAGTATTCTGCTTTTTCTCTGGACAGCCGGGAACCTCTTCAGGCAGCTTCAAAAAACAATTAACGGAATGTGGGATGTAGGATATCAGCCAGGTGCGTGGTATGAAGAATCCCTGAGAAAAAGGTTCTCAGCCATGCTTGCAGTATTTGTTTTTGTGCTGCTCCTTGTGGCATCTACATTTCTGGAAGTGATCCTCCTGAACATATCCCAGAGCTTCCAGAATATACTCCCCTTGCCTCTTAACGTGATACAATACAGCACCTCGGTCATCAACCTGATAATACTGCTATTGCTGTTCATTTACCTTTACAGGGTCCTTCCGGAAACAAAGCTGGATATGAAGTACGTCCTTACAGGATCCTTCCTTACGGTATTGTTTATCCTGATAGGAAAATATGCTTTCAGTCTCTATCTTCTGTTCGGAAATCCAAGAAGCGCCTACGGGAGCATCGGCTCCCTGATAGCAATGTTCCTGTGGATATACATCTCCGCGATCATAATTACCGTTATGGCCGAATTTACCAAGGTCTATGCTGATTATGACAGTTAA
- a CDS encoding pyridoxamine 5'-phosphate oxidase family protein, whose amino-acid sequence MSEETRKKISSYLSSHDWLNLGTVDEDGKPMVHTMAYASEGPEVYFTTRKHTHKVSHIMNNPNVAFTVDEDNVQVMEIKGVQMEGRASMITDDQEAQKAMDLMLKKYPFMSSMPPSDDYVQFKVEPVKAYFLDYTKGFGHRDEEIY is encoded by the coding sequence ATGTCTGAAGAAACCAGAAAGAAAATATCCAGCTACCTTTCAAGCCACGACTGGCTTAATCTTGGAACAGTTGATGAAGATGGCAAACCCATGGTCCATACAATGGCCTATGCGTCCGAGGGACCTGAGGTATACTTTACAACCAGAAAGCATACCCATAAGGTCTCACACATAATGAACAATCCTAATGTTGCTTTCACTGTTGACGAAGATAATGTGCAGGTAATGGAAATAAAAGGTGTCCAGATGGAAGGCAGGGCATCCATGATAACTGATGATCAGGAAGCTCAAAAAGCAATGGATCTGATGTTAAAAAAGTATCCCTTCATGTCCAGCATGCCTCCAAGTGATGATTATGTCCAGTTCAAAGTCGAGCCTGTGAAAGCATATTTCCTTGATTATACAAAGGGATTCGGTCACAGGGATGAAGAGATCTATTAA